In one Grus americana isolate bGruAme1 chromosome 1, bGruAme1.mat, whole genome shotgun sequence genomic region, the following are encoded:
- the BPGM gene encoding bisphosphoglycerate mutase, whose protein sequence is MAKYRLVLLRHGEGAWNKENRFCSWVDQKLSSDGIKEAQNCGKHLKALGFEFDLVFTSVLSRSIQTAWLVLEEMGQEWVPIQSSWRLNERHYGALIGLNRAEMALNHGEEQVKIWRRSYDVTPPPITESHPYYEEIYNDRRYKCSDVSQDNLPKAESLKDVLDRLLPYWNEKIVPELKSGKMILISAHGNSSRALLKHVEGISDEEIINVTLPTGVPILLELDENLHPLGPHQFLGDQEAIQAAIKKVEDQGKVKSAEK, encoded by the exons ATGGCTAAGTACAGGCTTGTTCTCTTAAGACATGGGGAAGGAGCCTGGAATAAGGAGAATCGCTTCTGCAGCTGGGTGGACCAGAAGCTGAGCAGTGATGGGATAAAGGAAGCTCAGAACTGTGGCAAACACCTTAAAGCGCTGGGCTTTGAGTTTGACCTCGTCTTCACCTCTGTACTCAGCCGCTCCATCCAGACTGCATGGCTTGTCCTGGAAGAGATGGGCCAAGAGTGGGTGCCCATTCAGAGTTCCTGGCGACTGAATGAACGTCACTATGGTGCACTGATCGGTCTCAACAGAGCGGAAATGGCTCTGAATCATGGGGAGGAGCAAGTGAAAATATGGAGGAGAAGCTATGATGTTACCCCACCTCCCATAACTGAATCTCATCCATACTATGAAGAGATATACAATGATCGCCGGTATAAATGCAGTGATGTCTCTCAGGATAATCTCCCAAAGGCTGAAAGCCTAAAAGATGTGCTTGACAGACTCCTTCCCTATTGGAATGAAAAGATAGTGCCAGAACTGAAAAGTGGCAAAATGATCCTTATATCTGCTCATGGTAACAGCAGCAGGGCATTGCTGAAGCATGTGGAAG GCATATCTGATGAAGAGATCATCAATGTTACTCTCCCTACTGGTGTGCCGATACTTCTTGAACTTGATGAGAATCTGCACCCTCTGGGCCCTCACCAGTTTCTGGGTGATCAAGAAGCCATCCAAGCTGCCATCAAAAAAGTAGAAGATCAAGGGAAAGTAAAATCTGCTGAGAAGTAA